One region of Catenuloplanes indicus genomic DNA includes:
- a CDS encoding glycoside hydrolase family 26 protein — protein MTRRWLLALVTSLAVAGCTGGDPSPAPVPSPDLDGPPPAIAVNPGPFDAGPIALPARGAYLGAWVKPAVISQPGRLEATRGLEERLGRDLDIVHTYRKWDEKFGTASDREYLDAGATLLFSWASGDTRSITSGEHDELIRAQARRVAKDGRPVLMRFRWEMDRPNLRPSMWSGDDYVAAWRHVRRIFDAERARNASWVWCPTAEGFENGEAPAFYPGDDVVDWTCVDVYAGEDFRSLGDLLTPFLRWAAERPKPILIGEYGVAAAWGSERRAAWLRDATRLFKANPQIKGVCYFDSNPDGNPPAKQFQISGDAPAFAAFTELTRDPWFNPEVQPEP, from the coding sequence GTGACCCGCCGCTGGCTCCTGGCGCTGGTGACGTCGCTGGCCGTGGCCGGGTGCACCGGCGGCGATCCGTCGCCCGCGCCCGTCCCGTCGCCGGACCTGGACGGGCCGCCACCGGCGATCGCGGTGAACCCGGGGCCGTTCGACGCCGGGCCGATCGCGCTGCCCGCGCGCGGCGCCTACCTGGGCGCGTGGGTGAAGCCGGCGGTGATCAGCCAGCCCGGCCGGCTGGAGGCGACCCGCGGGCTGGAGGAGCGCCTCGGGCGCGACCTGGACATCGTGCACACGTACCGGAAGTGGGACGAGAAGTTCGGCACCGCGTCGGACCGGGAGTACCTGGACGCCGGCGCAACGCTGCTGTTCAGCTGGGCCTCCGGCGACACCCGGTCGATCACGTCCGGCGAGCACGACGAGCTGATCCGGGCACAGGCCAGGCGCGTCGCCAAGGACGGGCGGCCGGTGCTGATGCGGTTCCGGTGGGAGATGGACCGGCCCAACCTGCGCCCCTCGATGTGGTCCGGCGACGACTACGTGGCCGCCTGGCGGCACGTGCGGCGGATCTTCGACGCGGAACGCGCCCGCAACGCGTCCTGGGTGTGGTGCCCGACCGCGGAGGGCTTCGAGAACGGCGAGGCGCCCGCGTTCTATCCCGGCGACGACGTGGTCGACTGGACCTGCGTCGACGTCTACGCGGGCGAGGACTTCCGCTCGCTCGGTGATCTGCTCACGCCGTTCCTGCGCTGGGCCGCCGAGCGGCCGAAACCCATCCTGATCGGCGAGTACGGCGTGGCCGCGGCCTGGGGCTCGGAGCGCCGGGCCGCCTGGCTGCGCGACGCGACCCGCCTGTTCAAGGCGAATCCGCAGATCAAGGGTGTCTGCTACTTCGACTCCAACCCGGACGGGAACCCGCCCGCCAAACAGTTCCAGATCTCCGGGGATGCACCGGCGTTCGCCGCGTTCACCGAGCTGACCCGCGACCCCTGGTTCAACCCGGAAGTGCAGCCGGAGCCGTAG
- a CDS encoding sulfotransferase family protein encodes MARVLFLGGLGRSGTTLVERLLGELPGVCALGEVVHLWQRDVRDDERCGCGARFSECAFWRAIGEAAFNGWQNVDVDRIIALRATVERTRFIPRLAARTLPRALHDAVLEYAAFYTSVYEAAALTAGAEVVVDSSKHSALAHCLRWSPALDLRVVHVVRDPRGVAYSWTKSVARPETDGTEEMTRYSAGRSALLWTGHNAAFGLLARRGVPTIRLRYEQLLADPRGELARIAAHAGLPLRANDLAFVDRSAAELRTGHSAAGNPMRFTTGRVELRRDDAWRDALPPRQRALVGAVCAPMLHAYGYATPQKEIS; translated from the coding sequence GTGGCACGGGTACTCTTTCTCGGTGGTTTGGGGCGAAGTGGGACAACCCTCGTAGAGCGCCTGCTCGGTGAGCTGCCGGGGGTCTGCGCGCTCGGCGAGGTGGTGCACCTCTGGCAGCGCGACGTGCGCGACGACGAGCGCTGTGGCTGCGGCGCCCGCTTCTCCGAGTGCGCGTTCTGGCGCGCGATCGGCGAGGCCGCGTTCAACGGTTGGCAGAACGTCGACGTGGACCGGATCATCGCGCTGCGCGCCACGGTGGAACGCACCCGGTTCATCCCGCGCCTGGCCGCCCGGACGCTGCCGCGCGCGCTGCACGACGCCGTGCTCGAGTACGCCGCGTTCTACACCTCGGTCTACGAGGCGGCCGCGCTGACCGCGGGCGCCGAGGTGGTCGTCGACTCGTCCAAGCACAGCGCGCTCGCGCACTGCCTGCGCTGGTCTCCCGCGCTGGACCTGCGCGTGGTGCACGTGGTCCGGGACCCGCGCGGCGTCGCGTACTCCTGGACGAAGTCGGTGGCCCGGCCGGAAACCGACGGCACCGAGGAGATGACCCGTTACTCGGCCGGGCGCTCGGCGCTGCTGTGGACCGGGCACAACGCGGCGTTCGGGCTGCTCGCCCGCCGCGGCGTGCCCACGATCCGGCTCCGGTACGAGCAGCTGCTCGCCGACCCGCGCGGCGAGCTGGCCCGGATCGCCGCGCACGCGGGCCTGCCGCTGCGCGCAAACGACCTGGCGTTCGTCGACCGCAGCGCCGCCGAGCTGCGCACCGGCCACAGCGCCGCCGGGAACCCGATGCGCTTCACCACCGGCCGGGTGGAGCTGCGCCGGGACGACGCCTGGCGCGACGCGCTCCCACCCCGGCAGCGTGCCCTGGTCGGCGCGGTCTGCGCCCCGATGCTGCACGCCTACGGCTACGCAACCCCGCAGAAGGAGATCTCGTGA
- a CDS encoding WecB/TagA/CpsF family glycosyltransferase, with amino-acid sequence MTESQVVGHVRRALERGEGGRIVTPNVDILRQARDSAAVRDLLCGADLVVADGMPLVWASRLARTPVPERVAGSSLIWSLSSGVADDGRSVFLIGGEPDEGANGAERAASRLAVACPGLRIAGCLSPAYGFERRPKELEAVCREVVEAKPDLVYVGLGFPKQEWVISALAEYLPFTWFLGCGAAINFVAGDARRAPAWMQRSGLEWVHRLAGEPRRMARRYLGHDAPYAMRLLLGAMVGRVR; translated from the coding sequence GTGACGGAGTCGCAGGTGGTCGGGCACGTCCGGCGCGCGCTCGAACGCGGCGAGGGCGGCCGGATCGTCACCCCGAACGTCGACATCCTGCGCCAGGCCCGCGACTCCGCGGCCGTACGCGACCTGCTCTGCGGCGCCGACCTGGTGGTGGCCGACGGCATGCCGCTGGTGTGGGCCAGCCGGCTGGCCCGCACGCCGGTGCCGGAACGGGTCGCCGGGTCCAGCCTGATCTGGTCGCTCTCCTCCGGCGTCGCGGATGACGGCCGGTCCGTGTTCCTGATCGGCGGCGAACCGGACGAGGGCGCGAACGGTGCCGAGCGCGCCGCGTCCAGGCTCGCGGTGGCCTGCCCGGGCCTGCGCATCGCCGGCTGCCTGAGCCCGGCGTACGGCTTCGAGCGCCGCCCGAAGGAGCTGGAGGCGGTCTGCCGCGAGGTGGTCGAGGCCAAGCCGGACCTGGTCTACGTCGGCCTCGGCTTCCCGAAGCAGGAGTGGGTGATCTCCGCGCTCGCCGAGTACCTGCCGTTCACCTGGTTCCTCGGCTGCGGCGCCGCGATCAACTTCGTGGCCGGTGACGCGCGCCGCGCCCCGGCCTGGATGCAGCGGTCCGGCCTGGAGTGGGTGCACCGGCTGGCCGGCGAGCCACGCCGGATGGCCCGCCGCTACCTCGGCCACGACGCCCCGTACGCGATGCGCCTGCTGCTCGGCGCCATGGTCGGCCGGGTGCGCTAG